The Chitinophaga flava genome has a segment encoding these proteins:
- a CDS encoding LytR/AlgR family response regulator transcription factor: MCKSHLSAIIVDNDASSNDLLKNYIQSTQNIELVGSFHSIHDALNFSYDFTPEIMYIDIHMSGLREYQYLSAISPKVCKHLIITSYESKYAIDGYHNNVYDYLMKPLSYDRFAESLNKLLTIRFPAENVDTLEPNREETPGAVGMINYNMNNEEYIWIKCDKRIYRMWKPDIKFVEALKDYIIIHYKDKKYITHLSMSTIEMYLGNKDFIRVNRSYIIAINSIISIYGNVIETTFNKEIPIGIRYRDKIKLLYTGF, encoded by the coding sequence ATGTGTAAGTCTCATTTAAGTGCAATCATTGTAGATAATGATGCAAGCTCAAATGATTTGCTTAAAAACTACATCCAGAGCACTCAGAACATAGAACTAGTCGGAAGTTTTCATAGTATCCATGATGCTCTTAATTTTTCCTATGATTTTACACCGGAGATAATGTATATAGATATACATATGTCCGGATTGCGGGAATATCAATATCTATCTGCCATTTCACCTAAAGTATGTAAGCATCTTATCATTACATCGTATGAATCCAAATATGCTATCGATGGTTACCATAATAATGTATATGACTATTTAATGAAGCCATTATCCTATGACAGATTTGCGGAGTCACTGAATAAGTTGCTTACAATCAGATTTCCGGCTGAAAATGTTGATACTCTGGAACCGAACAGGGAAGAAACACCGGGTGCTGTTGGGATGATTAATTACAACATGAATAATGAAGAATACATATGGATAAAGTGCGACAAGAGAATATACAGGATGTGGAAGCCTGACATAAAATTTGTAGAGGCATTAAAAGACTATATCATCATTCACTATAAGGACAAAAAATATATCACCCATCTTTCCATGTCCACTATCGAAATGTACCTGGGAAACAAAGATTTTATCAGGGTTAACAGGTCATACATTATAGCTATTAATTCCATTATTTCCATTTACGGAAATGTTATTGAAACTACTTTCAATAAGGAAATTCCGATTGGTATCCGGTACAGAGATAAGATCAAACTCTTATATACCGGATTCTGA
- a CDS encoding putative nucleotide-diphospho-sugar transferase, which yields MNILTDKIPLLTYYSPSHKILFDRFFLPSYNQYLSNSFELVIKTSDQLCNGEFGSINWNKQMKEKISFVNDFIQLTDAEYVVFSDVDIIFFDDIRYEIINELAHDDIAFQNDGGELSINHNLCCGFFICKIHSQTRAFFNALLSNYNDRYTDQQNMNYFLKNSSGVQYKPLSKRFYNLSRDGRPIWQSGQDIPFPDLDILMYHANFTVGLNSKKHLLENFIDWNELKRKNA from the coding sequence ATGAATATATTAACCGATAAAATTCCACTACTCACCTATTATTCTCCCTCTCATAAAATATTATTTGACAGGTTCTTCCTGCCCAGTTACAATCAGTATCTGAGTAATAGTTTTGAACTGGTCATAAAAACGAGTGATCAGTTATGTAACGGGGAGTTTGGCAGTATCAACTGGAATAAACAGATGAAAGAGAAAATCAGTTTTGTAAACGATTTTATTCAACTGACGGATGCTGAGTATGTGGTTTTCTCTGATGTTGACATCATTTTCTTTGACGATATCAGGTATGAAATAATTAATGAACTGGCGCACGATGATATAGCATTTCAGAATGACGGAGGAGAATTGAGTATAAACCACAACTTATGCTGCGGGTTCTTTATTTGTAAAATACATTCGCAAACACGGGCATTTTTCAATGCGCTACTCTCCAACTATAATGACAGATATACAGATCAGCAGAATATGAATTATTTCCTAAAAAATAGTTCTGGTGTGCAATACAAGCCGTTATCAAAAAGGTTCTACAATTTATCCCGTGATGGACGTCCAATATGGCAATCCGGCCAGGACATACCTTTTCCTGACCTGGATATTTTAATGTACCATGCCAATTTCACCGTTGGATTAAACAGCAAAAAACACCTGCTTGAAAATTTTATTGACTGGAATGAATTGAAGAGAAAAAACGCCTGA
- a CDS encoding putative HlyD family type I secretion protein: MPVGTNEQYSQEMEELIGHVPHRLIRSGLLWMLLVAIVILVLSSRIPYPELVKAKVTIYTKNPPESLIIKNNTGQMLEFLVNNRDTVSRGDTLLVRQDISTGKNWYATSPLDGIVYTSKEAGKNDTLLYSICIIPKVPGVDVYLKSTDGNVGKIKAGQKVWINLDNYPAQEYGILEGKISGIMPDVSKHEHTAIVELNSDKLITTTNRLLPQQPVMQGDAEIQIDEKSVFERIFGSVFRK; this comes from the coding sequence ATGCCAGTTGGAACAAACGAGCAATATAGCCAGGAAATGGAAGAACTGATTGGCCATGTACCCCATCGGCTGATCAGATCAGGATTGTTATGGATGCTGCTTGTAGCGATCGTAATCCTGGTGCTTAGCTCCCGCATACCTTATCCGGAACTGGTGAAGGCAAAGGTGACCATCTACACCAAAAACCCACCTGAAAGTCTTATCATAAAAAACAACACCGGCCAGATGTTGGAATTTCTTGTAAACAACAGAGACACCGTATCCCGTGGAGACACCCTACTGGTCAGGCAGGATATCAGTACGGGAAAAAACTGGTACGCCACATCACCGCTGGATGGTATTGTTTATACATCAAAAGAAGCAGGTAAAAATGATACACTGCTATATTCCATATGCATCATACCAAAAGTACCAGGCGTTGATGTTTATCTTAAAAGTACCGATGGAAATGTAGGAAAGATCAAAGCCGGACAGAAAGTATGGATTAATCTGGATAATTATCCTGCCCAGGAATATGGCATACTGGAAGGAAAGATATCCGGTATCATGCCCGATGTTAGTAAACATGAGCATACAGCTATCGTAGAACTAAACAGCGATAAATTAATTACTACGACTAACAGATTGCTGCCCCAGCAACCTGTTATGCAAGGAGATGCGGAGATACAGATAGATGAAAAAAGTGTATTTGAACGGATATTTGGCAGTGTCTTCAGGAAATAA